A single candidate division SR1 bacterium Aalborg_AAW-1 DNA region contains:
- the serS gene encoding Serine--tRNA ligase: MVFYSFFNNLMLDINFIRENVDRVKQAIQSKNRVLDLDLLLSLDDKRKHLQGMIDQLKFDQKKAGQERNIDLATSLKDQISSYQKEYDDVLSEYNLLMLQVPQVIHPEVVVGKDETQNVEVRKEGSVPQFDFPFQDHVALMEKNKMLDVERGVKLSGARSYVLTGDGALLEQAVLQYAFQKMVKKGFTPMNVPYMVDTSCLVGTGYFPGGEEDAYCMERDDKWLIATAEIPLTAYHRDEILELSDLPKTFVGLSPCFRREAGSYGRDTRGLYRVHQFNKVEQVVILPADEEMTYERHYRILSNSEEVLKDLEIPYRLLALCTGDMSLGKYISHDIECWMPSRDAYGETHSASSFLDFQARRLNLRYRDADGKVKTCYTMNNTVLACPRFLIALIENYQNPDGSIRIPTVLQPYMGKDVIKNFD, from the coding sequence ATGGTTTTTTACTCTTTTTTCAATAATCTTATGTTAGACATCAATTTTATTCGTGAGAATGTTGATCGTGTGAAACAGGCAATTCAATCTAAAAACAGAGTACTTGACTTAGACTTGCTGTTGAGTTTGGATGATAAGAGAAAACACCTTCAAGGTATGATAGATCAACTGAAGTTTGATCAAAAAAAAGCTGGTCAAGAACGTAATATTGATCTAGCTACCTCACTTAAAGACCAAATCTCATCATATCAGAAGGAGTACGATGATGTTCTGTCAGAATACAACCTTTTGATGTTACAAGTCCCACAAGTGATCCATCCAGAAGTAGTAGTGTGAAAAGATGAAACACAGAATGTAGAAGTAAGAAAAGAGGGTAGTGTACCACAATTTGATTTTCCTTTCCAAGATCATGTGGCCTTGATGGAGAAGAATAAGATGTTGGATGTGGAGAGAGGAGTGAAGTTATCATGAGCTCGTAGTTATGTCCTGACTGGTGATGGTGCGTTACTTGAACAAGCTGTTCTCCAATATGCCTTCCAAAAAATGGTGAAGAAAGGGTTTACGCCTATGAATGTTCCTTATATGGTAGATACGAGTTGTTTGGTTGGTACTGGATACTTTCCAGGAGGAGAAGAAGATGCCTACTGTATGGAACGTGATGATAAGTGGCTTATCGCTACAGCTGAGATTCCACTCACGGCGTATCACAGAGATGAAATACTTGAACTATCAGATCTACCAAAAACATTTGTCTGACTCTCACCATGTTTCCGTCGTGAAGCATGAAGTTATGGTAGAGATACTCGTGGTTTGTATCGTGTTCATCAGTTTAATAAAGTAGAACAAGTTGTGATCTTGCCTGCTGATGAAGAGATGACCTATGAACGACATTATCGTATCCTCTCTAATTCAGAAGAAGTCTTGAAAGATTTAGAGATTCCTTATCGTCTTCTTGCTCTCTGTACTGGAGATATGTCACTTGGAAAATATATCTCTCATGATATCGAATGTTGGATGCCCAGTAGAGATGCATACGGTGAAACACATTCGGCAAGCTCGTTCTTAGACTTCCAAGCACGTAGATTAAATCTCCGTTATCGTGATGCTGATGGTAAAGTAAAAACGTGTTATACTATGAATAATACGGTATTAGCTTGTCCACGTTTCTTAATTGCGTTGATTGAAAACTATCAAAATCCTGATGGATCTATCCGTATCCCTACGGTATTACAACCTTATATGTGAAAAGACGTTATTAAAAATTTTGATTAA
- the gspF gene encoding Putative type II secretion system protein F, with protein MIDDLIKQLIINSDKGSFGIKDKILLFKELGNLLKGGIGIAEGLKIVGDNSDNYAIKDLAYTLKEQVNQGKSLSSSLLKFPQYFDETDIATVQSGESSGNLDDILLMIGGEYAYINTLKKKFVGALTYPIILITVSLGAVLALFMFILPAIFEIADQFDAQELPWVTRILKQFSEYLAANGLSIGGVLLFVGFAIFVFVSTEKGQKKFYELLFGVPVIGKMIKAYYLIRFSRYTKMLLESGINYRTIFKMLKSVISNPVFTPVFEKTISGLDRGLTIYDCIKDDTTLIPSSVAALIKVGEQTATLPHTFDTVIGIYQEELDHYIANLSKLIEPVMLIFVGGIVIMIALGVFGVIMNIMDSVAV; from the coding sequence ATGATTGACGATCTTATTAAACAACTTATTATCAACTCTGACAAAGGATCTTTTGGTATCAAAGATAAGATTTTGCTCTTCAAAGAATTAGGAAATCTGTTAAAAGGATGAATTGGAATTGCAGAAGGACTGAAAATAGTAGGAGATAATAGCGATAATTACGCCATCAAAGATCTTGCATACACTCTCAAAGAACAAGTCAATCAAGGAAAAAGTTTATCAAGTTCTTTGCTAAAATTTCCACAGTATTTTGATGAAACTGATATTGCAACAGTACAATCTGGGGAATCATCTGGTAACTTAGACGATATCCTTCTTATGATAGGGTGAGAGTATGCGTATATCAATACTCTTAAGAAAAAATTCGTAGGAGCACTTACCTACCCTATTATTCTTATTACTGTATCATTATGAGCAGTACTAGCACTATTTATGTTTATCTTGCCAGCTATTTTTGAAATTGCTGATCAGTTTGATGCACAAGAATTACCATGGGTCACAAGAATACTCAAACAATTTTCTGAGTATCTTGCAGCAAATGGATTAAGTATATGATGAGTATTGCTTTTTGTAGGATTCGCGATCTTTGTCTTTGTATCTACAGAAAAAGGACAGAAGAAATTTTACGAACTTCTGTTCTGAGTTCCTGTGATAGGTAAAATGATAAAAGCATATTATCTTATCAGGTTTTCAAGATACACCAAAATGCTCCTAGAATCAGGAATAAACTATAGAACTATTTTCAAGATGCTCAAAAGTGTAATTTCCAACCCTGTCTTTACACCAGTATTTGAAAAAACTATCTCTTGATTAGATCGTGGTCTAACAATTTATGATTGTATCAAAGATGACACTACACTTATACCAAGTAGTGTAGCAGCACTCATCAAAGTCTGAGAACAAACAGCAACCTTACCTCATACCTTTGATACCGTCATTGGTATCTATCAAGAAGAACTTGATCACTATATTGCAAATCTCTCTAAACTTATTGAGCCGGTAATGCTTATTTTTGTATGAGGTATAGTCATTATGATCGCTCTATGAGTATTTGGTGTGATTATGAATATTATGGACAGTGTAGCAGTATAA
- the grpE gene encoding Protein GrpE, translating to MTQITDENTTTPITEDTDLQNILDQAQETQDTKSQELSLEELQAKIKELESKLADAEAITKKAQSDYIHMKFDFDSYMRRNEESAKTAKVDTLVDVVKKFTPFIDGLRQSLANIPDEQRDDVLVQGVQMVYNKFISSLEMMGIQKIESLGQTPDIELHEAVSALPVTDETQKGKIIQEFEQGFIYDKGDIKKVVTPAKVVIGQ from the coding sequence ATGACACAAATAACGGATGAAAACACTACAACACCAATCACAGAAGATACTGATCTTCAAAACATACTCGATCAAGCACAAGAAACTCAAGATACCAAATCACAAGAGCTCTCTCTTGAAGAACTGCAAGCAAAAATTAAAGAACTTGAATCTAAACTTGCTGATGCAGAAGCGATCACCAAAAAAGCTCAATCTGACTATATTCATATGAAGTTTGATTTTGATAGTTATATGAGACGCAATGAAGAATCAGCGAAAACTGCCAAAGTCGATACACTCGTCGATGTGGTCAAGAAATTTACCCCTTTTATCGATGGTCTCCGCCAATCATTAGCAAATATACCAGACGAACAGAGAGATGATGTACTGGTTCAAGGAGTACAGATGGTCTACAATAAGTTTATCTCCTCTCTCGAGATGATGGGTATACAAAAAATAGAATCTCTCTGACAGACACCTGATATCGAGCTCCACGAAGCTGTGTCTGCCCTCCCTGTCACGGATGAGACACAAAAAGGTAAAATCATTCAAGAATTTGAACAAGGATTTATTTACGATAAGTGAGATATTAAAAAGGTAGTTACTCCAGCGAAGGTTGTGATTGGACAGTAA
- the uvrC gene encoding UvrABC system protein C: protein MNISHIPTSPGVYLFKDRKEKILYVGKAKNLARRVSQYFTPGSVRKQDMVAKAARVDFIEVRNESEALYLEDNLIKTNNPEYNRLLKGDNSYIYLKITKEEFPQLFLTRMRKNDGATYIGPKNNTGDLRKLMHYLRQIYKYRTMKSGEFKQGKLSSDIYFGLDKGWSVIAKYKDDIIARNDAIRKSGIVLDKSYEEYKREYKDIVKSITSFFEGNTKEVKNKIMNDIDEAISKEHFERCINLKTILTQIDAWTEKQHVVLAPNYSGHIITINELKNYRVIIMIKIFEGKITDVIREKKPKDEWSLNQMKASLEIDLKETFVMKETDSNTGGSVIARRNDEAIHSEGRGTNILYSSSLKTLRKAQRKEINELLEKFLQSYIASTTFDTEENLTQDLLQTLQDRYHLHRFPYRVECIDISHFSGSAISGGLSCMQEGLLYKHGYRHYKIKTLEDTKGNYSNDFLSLQEIVVRRFGLKKKTSSGQNNEAHIEYPDVFILDGGQGQLNILRELCQIFPCLQTIMKEKTSFIALGKGKARKESAKSQGETEMIYYFDQHGEIQSLALIYDTADRLLTKLRDEAHRFANKYRTMRMGQEWK from the coding sequence ATGAACATCTCCCACATCCCCACATCTCCCTGAGTCTATCTCTTTAAAGATCGTAAAGAGAAGATTTTATATGTTGGGAAAGCAAAAAATCTGGCGAGAAGAGTCTCACAATATTTCACTCCCTGATCAGTGCGGAAACAGGACATGGTAGCAAAAGCTGCTCGTGTGGATTTCATCGAAGTAAGAAACGAATCAGAAGCACTCTACCTAGAAGACAATCTCATAAAAACCAATAATCCTGAGTATAATCGTCTCCTGAAGTGAGACAATAGTTATATCTACCTCAAGATCACCAAAGAAGAATTTCCACAGCTCTTTCTCACGAGAATGAGAAAAAACGATGGAGCAACGTATATAGGACCGAAAAACAATACCTGAGATCTTCGTAAACTTATGCATTATCTCCGTCAAATATACAAATATAGAACTATGAAATCTGGAGAATTTAAACAAGGAAAGCTCTCTTCAGATATTTATTTTGGGCTTGATAAAGGATGGTCCGTCATTGCAAAATACAAAGACGATATCATTGCGAGAAATGATGCAATACGCAAGAGTTGAATAGTCTTGGATAAATCTTACGAAGAATATAAACGCGAATACAAAGACATCGTTAAATCTATTACTTCATTTTTTGAAGGAAATACAAAAGAAGTAAAAAACAAGATCATGAATGATATTGATGAAGCGATATCCAAAGAACATTTTGAACGATGTATCAACCTCAAAACGATTCTCACTCAAATTGATGCTTGGACAGAAAAGCAACATGTCGTTCTTGCTCCTAACTATTCTGGACACATCATCACCATCAACGAACTAAAAAACTATCGAGTTATTATCATGATCAAAATTTTTGAAGGGAAAATTACAGATGTTATTAGAGAGAAAAAGCCCAAAGATGAATGGTCACTCAATCAAATGAAAGCATCATTAGAAATAGATCTTAAAGAAACATTTGTTATGAAAGAAACCGATAGTAATACATGATGATCTGTCATTGCGAGGAGGAACGACGAAGCAATCCATAGTGAATGAAGATGAACAAATATACTCTACTCCTCTTCACTCAAAACGCTTAGGAAAGCACAACGAAAAGAAATCAATGAACTTCTTGAAAAATTTCTCCAATCCTATATTGCAAGTACTACTTTTGATACTGAAGAAAACCTCACACAAGACTTGTTACAAACGCTACAGGACAGATACCATCTCCATAGATTTCCATACCGTGTAGAATGTATAGATATATCTCATTTCTCTGGATCAGCCATCTCTGGATGACTGTCCTGTATGCAAGAATGACTCCTCTATAAACACGGATATCGCCATTATAAAATCAAAACCCTCGAAGACACAAAATGAAACTATTCCAATGATTTCCTTTCTCTACAAGAAATTGTCGTCAGAAGATTTGGACTTAAAAAGAAAACATCATCCTGACAGAATAACGAAGCTCATATTGAATATCCAGACGTTTTCATCCTGGATGGAGGACAGTGACAGCTTAACATCTTACGTGAATTATGTCAGATATTTCCTTGTTTACAAACCATCATGAAAGAGAAAACGAGCTTTATTGCATTAGGTAAAGGAAAGGCACGTAAAGAAAGTGCTAAATCACAAGGAGAAACAGAAATGATCTACTATTTTGATCAACACTGAGAGATACAATCTCTTGCTCTCATCTATGATACCGCAGACAGATTACTTACTAAACTCCGTGACGAAGCTCATAGATTTGCCAACAAATACAGGACTATGAGAATGGGGCAAGAATGGAAGTAA
- the icaA gene encoding Poly-beta-1,6-N-acetyl-D-glucosamine synthase has protein sequence MARILSLILLSVFTITIFVLYYIDYKTIRPKHKNPKISFIIPCYNDGHLVKQCIESIYASYDKNNLELIVVNDCSKDNSAEVIQEMQKVYDFVFINLPQNGGKSDALNHASKRANYDIISFIDADAEINPVALNDVLDRFEMDPKIGAISCPYLPSNMGSFWSYMQDIEYTMLKFVQGSYNIKSALAARGGCLTVRKKAFEEIGGFSLHAITEDMYLAMHMNRFGRRVQQSNCQIRSEVPDTFKTWLKQKIRRCSGAVQAFLSHVPVWIRNPMHVIYTSLIHIVSIVGTVALVTRLIVFGELFDILMTFTDILTFKHGWNFFMAVYGNEVIHNVIYTSIFALFSLPYVILAIKNKTQIWKILLLIPYTVVYMSLYSVVGLYSTGLGIYKFLTLEKGKRSW, from the coding sequence ATGGCACGAATACTCTCACTTATACTTCTTAGTGTTTTTACTATCACTATTTTTGTATTATATTATATTGATTACAAAACTATTAGACCAAAACATAAAAACCCTAAGATATCATTCATCATACCATGTTATAATGATGGACATCTGGTAAAACAATGTATTGAAAGTATCTATGCTAGTTATGACAAAAATAATCTAGAACTTATCGTCGTCAATGATTGTAGCAAAGATAATTCAGCAGAAGTGATTCAAGAGATGCAAAAAGTATATGACTTTGTTTTTATCAACCTTCCACAAAATGGTGGTAAATCTGATGCACTGAATCATGCAAGTAAGCGAGCAAATTATGATATCATATCCTTTATCGATGCAGATGCTGAGATCAATCCAGTAGCACTCAATGATGTATTAGATAGATTTGAAATGGATCCGAAGATCTGAGCGATATCATGTCCTTATCTTCCTTCTAATATGTGATCATTTTGGTCCTATATGCAAGACATCGAATATACCATGCTCAAATTTGTACAATGATCCTACAATATCAAATCTGCGCTTGCAGCTCGATGAGGATGTCTTACCGTTAGAAAAAAAGCATTTGAAGAAATAGGAGGATTTTCTCTTCATGCGATTACAGAAGACATGTACTTAGCAATGCATATGAATAGATTTGGACGAAGAGTACAACAATCTAACTGTCAGATTAGAAGTGAAGTACCCGACACCTTCAAAACATGGTTAAAACAAAAAATCAGACGATGTTCAGGTGCTGTACAAGCATTCCTGTCTCATGTACCAGTCTGGATTCGCAATCCTATGCATGTCATCTATACATCTCTTATACACATCGTAAGTATTGTAGGTACGGTGGCATTAGTTACAAGACTTATTGTCTTCTGAGAGTTATTTGATATACTCATGACATTTACTGATATTCTCACCTTCAAACATGGATGGAATTTTTTCATGGCAGTCTATGGAAATGAAGTGATACATAATGTTATCTATACGAGTATATTTGCTCTTTTCTCTCTTCCTTATGTGATATTAGCGATTAAAAATAAGACACAAATCTGGAAGATCCTCCTTCTTATTCCTTATACAGTAGTCTATATGTCTCTGTATTCCGTAGTAGGACTCTACTCTACAGGACTTGGTATCTACAAATTTCTTACCTTAGAGAAAGGTAAAAGATCATGGTAA
- a CDS encoding Putative zinc metalloprotease: MFLVIIHELGHFFAAKKTGVQVLEFGLGIPPKVATLWKDKSGTEYTLNAIPLGGFVRLKGEDPSDPETFKAKDSFITASFLSKTLILLAGVTVNFLFAWGVLTFLFTRGMSPLMILPDNVTDSTVHSYLTPTVSFLMERGLIDEGVIQEVVVQEVLPDSIASTIGMQENDTILAINNTPVNSLTLQKTLQSFIGEDIMIEVKRGDQLIPMTATCPSDNCLLGIAMPQQGVVNDVFFKFPLGQSATIALQELYSQGVMTLDRLGSLGASFFSGSGKEVQQELSGLSGPVGAVKFGDVLIERGMRAQFLAFGAMISFALAIFNILPIPALDGGRWLGVMIQSLLFRKRVEKYFAIEGYINFVFFVLLMALGVYIIFKDLVVAWGVKIPFIS, from the coding sequence ATGTTTTTGGTTATTATTCATGAATTAGGACATTTCTTCGCTGCCAAGAAGACAGGAGTACAAGTATTGGAATTTGGATTAGGTATACCTCCGAAAGTGGCTACACTTTGGAAAGATAAATCAGGTACAGAATATACACTCAATGCTATTCCGCTCGGTGGCTTCGTAAGACTCAAAGGAGAAGATCCGTCAGATCCTGAAACTTTTAAAGCAAAAGATAGTTTTATTACTGCTTCTTTTCTTTCAAAAACGCTTATTCTCTTAGCATGAGTAACAGTGAATTTCCTGTTCGCATGGGGAGTATTAACGTTCTTGTTTACGAGAGGAATGAGTCCGCTTATGATACTTCCTGATAATGTAACTGATAGTACTGTACACAGTTATCTTACTCCAACAGTAAGTTTTCTTATGGAGCGTTGATTGATTGATGAATGAGTGATTCAAGAGGTTGTTGTCCAAGAAGTGTTGCCTGATAGTATTGCAAGTACTATTGGAATGCAAGAAAATGATACTATTCTTGCTATCAATAATACTCCTGTCAATTCTCTTACTCTTCAGAAAACTTTACAAAGCTTCATAGGTGAAGATATTATGATTGAAGTAAAGAGGTGAGATCAATTGATCCCTATGACAGCAACTTGTCCAAGTGATAATTGTCTCTTATGAATTGCTATGCCACAACAAGGTGTTGTTAATGATGTATTTTTCAAGTTTCCTCTATGACAATCAGCAACAATTGCATTACAAGAATTATATTCTCAAGGAGTAATGACCTTAGATAGATTATGATCATTATGAGCTAGTTTCTTCTCTGGTAGTGGTAAAGAAGTGCAACAAGAACTTTCCTGACTGTCTGGTCCGGTATGAGCTGTGAAATTCGGTGATGTGTTGATCGAACGTGGTATGCGAGCACAATTCTTGGCGTTTGGGGCGATGATCTCGTTCGCACTTGCGATCTTTAATATCCTTCCTATACCAGCGCTAGATGGTGGAAGATGGTTGGGTGTGATGATACAATCATTGTTGTTCCGTAAGAGAGTAGAGAAATATTTTGCGATTGAATGATATATTAATTTTGTATTCTTTGTGCTTCTGATGGCTCTGTGAGTATATATCATCTTCAAAGACCTAGTCGTAGCTTGGGGAGTGAAGATACCGTTTATAAGTTAA
- the ycfH gene encoding putative deoxyribonuclease YcfH gives MNFFDAHTHLNQSDLYINRQHHLQNFINAGGIGLVNIGVDHTYNTRGIEIASQAQQLFPHTIVKTTIGLHPYEVAIGNITTENMDEKLNQLYELYKPSNKDHIIAIGEIGIDIFHPNTEHTLQLQKEIFGLQCQWARTLGLPIVIHSRANRQATHEVLQDFTDLTIYFHCRPYGPDEIRTIKETYPNFYIGFCGNISYPKAENIRKSLRYLIYNNEDYPDHVISGKLKDISSDNLPSHVNEAEQNKERGWGGGRLLIETDAPYLAPQSHRGQQNTPTLVKENYTYISSLLGHDISEQVIENSKQCYNLWK, from the coding sequence ATGAATTTTTTTGACGCTCACACCCACCTCAATCAGTCAGATTTATATATCAATCGACAACACCATCTTCAAAACTTTATAAACGCAGGTGGGATTGGTTTAGTGAACATCGGTGTCGATCACACCTACAATACAAGAGGAATCGAGATAGCCAGTCAGGCACAGCAACTTTTCCCTCACACTATCGTAAAAACTACAATCTGATTACACCCCTATGAAGTAGCAATAGGAAATATTACCACAGAAAATATGGACGAAAAACTCAATCAACTTTACGAACTTTATAAACCTTCAAACAAAGACCATATTATCGCTATCGGAGAAATCGGCATCGATATTTTTCATCCCAATACAGAACATACACTACAATTACAAAAAGAGATATTCTGACTCCAATGTCAGTGGGCTCGTACTCTCGGGCTTCCGATCGTAATTCATAGTAGAGCAAATCGACAAGCTACCCATGAAGTCCTTCAAGATTTTACTGATCTGACGATCTACTTCCACTGTCGACCCTACTGACCTGATGAAATAAGAACAATCAAAGAAACCTATCCAAATTTTTATATAGGTTTTTGTGGGAATATCTCGTATCCGAAAGCAGAAAATATCAGAAAATCACTCCGATATCTTATCTATAATAATGAAGACTATCCAGACCATGTCATCTCAGGAAAACTCAAAGACATTTCTTCAGATAATCTCCCCTCTCATGTCAATGAAGCGGAGCAAAATAAGGAGAGGGGTTGGGGGTGAGGTAGATTACTCATCGAAACTGACGCCCCTTATCTTGCACCACAATCTCATAGAGGTCAACAAAACACTCCCACACTTGTGAAAGAAAATTATACTTATATTTCATCACTGTTATGACACGATATCTCAGAACAAGTCATAGAGAATAGTAAACAATGTTATAATCTTTGGAAGTAA
- the queA gene encoding S-adenosylmethionine:tRNA ribosyltransferase-isomerase, with the protein MYTLSSYQYHLPEHYIAQSPVKPAHDSKLLLCKYNNNGFNLSDHHSYNLPELLAPNTLLIANNSQVFAARIPLHNTKIILSSGEESILESGEIFIVRVLFHEDGSIDQTHCIIRGSDKKHFKPGSKIIISDTIYGYSKEFVDDGIVREIHGTTLEHLCQHYGDYPLPPYITDTSEENQQLYQTSFGKQQGSVATPTAGLHFTPELRNKLSEQGIKRSEITLHVGIGTFAPVVSEDIRDHELHAETITISYSLFETIYHHKQHNHPLITIGTTSTRSIESLPQLYQLIREDIGNYLSDSCRARRDTISQSCQNSDFLLIISINSDTITFSSRLFIYPGYHRILIDGIITNFHLPGTTLVMLVAGLMEFDNWIQSYHHALENNYRFASFGDAMFIDFTTP; encoded by the coding sequence ATGTACACCCTATCATCATATCAGTATCATCTCCCAGAACATTATATTGCACAATCACCAGTTAAGCCAGCTCATGATAGCAAACTTCTTTTGTGTAAATATAATAATAATGGATTCAATCTATCAGATCATCATAGTTATAATCTCCCAGAACTCCTTGCACCAAACACTCTTCTCATAGCTAACAATTCACAAGTTTTTGCGGCACGTATTCCACTTCATAATACGAAAATCATACTATCATCTGGAGAAGAATCCATATTGGAGTCAGGAGAAATTTTTATTGTAAGAGTGCTATTTCATGAAGATGGAAGCATAGATCAGACACATTGCATCATCCGATGATCAGACAAAAAACATTTTAAACCAGGGAGTAAAATTATTATTTCTGATACTATCTACGGTTACTCAAAAGAATTCGTAGATGATGGAATCGTACGAGAAATTCATGGGACGACGCTTGAACATCTATGTCAACACTATGGAGACTATCCTCTCCCACCCTATATCACTGATACGAGCGAAGAAAACCAACAACTTTATCAAACATCATTTGGAAAACAGCAAGGATCAGTGGCGACACCGACTGCTTGACTCCATTTCACACCAGAGCTAAGAAATAAACTTTCTGAACAATGAATCAAACGAAGTGAAATTACTCTCCATGTAGGAATTGGAACCTTTGCACCAGTAGTCAGTGAGGATATTCGTGACCACGAACTCCATGCAGAGACTATAACTATCTCATACTCTCTCTTTGAAACGATTTATCATCACAAACAACATAATCATCCTCTCATAACTATAGGTACTACATCAACACGTAGCATCGAATCACTTCCTCAACTCTACCAACTTATACGTGAAGATATAGGAAATTATCTGTCTGATTCTTGTCGTGCACGACGAGATACTATCTCACAATCTTGTCAGAATTCTGATTTTCTCTTGATTATTTCAATAAATTCTGATACTATAACATTTAGTTCACGCCTCTTTATCTATCCTTGATATCACAGAATTCTTATTGATGGAATTATCACGAATTTCCATCTTCCCTGAACCACACTTGTTATGTTGGTAGCATGACTCATGGAATTTGATAATTGGATTCAATCATATCATCATGCTTTAGAAAATAATTATAGATTTGCAAGTTTCTGAGATGCGATGTTTATAGACTTTACTACGCCATAA
- the metG gene encoding Methionine--tRNA ligase, translating into MQKPYYITTPIYYANAKIHFGNLYTSIIADVIARSKRLHGYDVMFATGTDENGQKMVQVAEKEGKDVMTFLDEVVAQDKEVMHTCDISYTDFIRTTESRHHKFVQSILQKTFDSGDIYEGEYEGLYCIGCEGFKKESDLIEFEGKKVCPDHLKEPEKIKEKNRFFRLSKYENKLKEFYKTNPNFIQPQYRYNEILSFIEGGLEDFSISRQNSNFGIPLPFDNESVTYIWYDALLNYLTVVVDNYDDEGNPIFKPHAEHMVHTLGKDIARFHAIYRPAMLMAAGLEHLISKQEFVGGFFTVNGQKMSKSLGNTLYAEDLVRDYNRDAMVFYLLYDIPQGADGDFSLERLGNVYESMLMGGWGNLVSRVTKLAQKNGITQGKKIHNTITTSLEYIDTLVNEAKLQSYMQHWYELVQQANLMMQNHAPWTKLKDKTTQESGIQDLEHLLWEIKQLTLLSAPFLTNSFKKVQEILGNDLLSQIDSSNNLSDPTLFETLYNMEEFEINLSPDVVYQKKDS; encoded by the coding sequence ATGCAAAAACCTTATTATATTACTACTCCTATCTATTACGCGAATGCAAAAATACACTTCTGAAATCTTTATACTTCCATAATTGCTGACGTGATTGCAAGAAGTAAAAGACTTCACGGATATGATGTTATGTTCGCAACATGAACGGATGAAAATGGACAGAAGATGGTTCAAGTAGCTGAAAAAGAATGAAAAGATGTTATGACATTTCTTGATGAAGTTGTTGCTCAAGATAAGGAAGTGATGCACACATGTGATATATCATATACAGATTTTATACGCACTACAGAATCTAGACATCACAAATTTGTGCAATCAATATTACAAAAAACTTTTGATTCTGGCGATATCTATGAAGGAGAATACGAGGGATTGTATTGTATAGGTTGCGAAGGTTTTAAGAAAGAATCTGATCTCATAGAATTTGAATGAAAAAAAGTTTGTCCAGACCATCTCAAAGAACCAGAAAAAATCAAAGAAAAGAATCGATTCTTCCGTCTTAGCAAATATGAAAACAAACTGAAAGAATTTTATAAAACCAATCCTAACTTTATCCAACCACAGTACAGATATAATGAAATATTATCATTTATAGAATGATGATTAGAAGATTTTTCTATCTCTAGACAAAACAGTAATTTTGGTATCCCTCTTCCTTTTGACAACGAAAGCGTAACTTATATTTGGTATGATGCCTTACTCAACTACCTTACTGTCGTAGTTGATAATTACGATGACGAATGAAATCCCATATTCAAACCACACGCTGAACATATGGTTCACACTCTTGGTAAAGATATTGCTCGTTTCCATGCCATCTATCGACCTGCAATGCTTATGGCTGCAGGGTTAGAACATCTTATATCAAAACAAGAATTTGTAGGATGATTCTTCACCGTCAATGGGCAGAAAATGTCTAAGTCATTAGGAAATACACTCTATGCTGAAGATTTAGTAAGAGACTACAATAGAGATGCTATGGTATTCTATCTCCTCTATGATATCCCACAATGAGCTGATGGTGATTTTTCACTTGAAAGACTAGGTAACGTCTATGAAAGTATGCTCATGGGATGATGGGGAAATCTTGTCAGTAGAGTAACGAAACTTGCACAGAAAAACGGTATAACTCAAGGTAAAAAAATTCATAACACTATCACCACATCATTAGAATATATTGATACGCTCGTCAATGAAGCAAAACTTCAGAGCTATATGCAACACTGGTATGAACTTGTTCAACAAGCAAATCTCATGATGCAAAACCATGCTCCTTGGACAAAACTCAAAGACAAAACAACCCAAGAATCTTGAATCCAAGATCTTGAACACCTCCTCTGGGAGATTAAACAACTCACTCTCCTCTCTGCTCCATTTCTTACGAATAGTTTTAAGAAAGTACAAGAGATTCTCGGTAATGATCTCCTTTCTCAAATTGATTCATCCAACAATCTGTCAGATCCAACACTTTTTGAAACACTCTATAATATGGAAGAATTTGAGATCAATCTTTCTCCTGATGTAGTGTATCAGAAGAAAGATTCATAA